Within Fusarium fujikuroi IMI 58289 draft genome, chromosome FFUJ_chr08, the genomic segment ttcttgtAGTAGCTTCTCACTCCAACACCAGAAATAACACTGATCTTGTCGCTGCCGTGCTCCTCAATCGCAATCCtctcagcctcctccatCAGAAGGGTACCGAAACCCTGGTGCTGGAACTTGCGGGGATCGCGAGCGTGAACTGGTACAGCTGTCCCGTAAACGTGAAGCTCTCGCACCATACTTGTAGGCTGGCCTGTAAGCTCCTCTCGGTACGTGTACTTCTCGGTACACTTTCGCAATCGAAGTAGAGCAACAAGGATGTCTTGCTTGGGGTCCTCATAGGCCAGGAAAGTCTCCCAACCGCCGTTGGCGACGTAATCTCGTCGAACCAGCTCAATTTGGTTAGGTCgtatcttgttcttgatctcattcaCTCCAACTTCTCGTGTCCGTACATCTCGGCAGGTTGTTCCAAAGTCCTTCATTCGAGCAAGTGCCAGTTCGCGTAGGTTACCATTCTCGACTCCAGATGTGACCAGGGGCATGGGAATGTCGCGCTGAACACGGTAGATACGGGTCCAAGGAGGAATGAGAGCCATGATTCTCGCGATGAGGTCGATCAGGCCATTGGGGGTGTAATTCTGGTATCGCCCTGTCCTCCACAGTTCGTACAGACCTGTACCTCGAATGACCAGGGTGGGATAAATCTTGAGGCCGTCGGTTCGGAAAGCAGGATTCTCAAAGTACTCCCTGAACTGATCGATATCGCGCTCCATGCCAACGTTTGGCAAATCAGGCATCATGTGGCTAACAACCTTGTAACCAGCGTCCTTCGCGAGGCAGAACGTCTCTGCGACTGCGGCGACTGTGTGTCCTCGGTTGGAGTCTCGCGCGACATCCTCATACAATGACTGCACTCCAACCTCAAGTCGTGTGCAGCCATATCGCAACATGTCGGAAAGATGAGGCTGCAGACAATAATCAGGTCGTGTCTCGATTGTAATTCCGACACACTTGATGTTGCTCATCTCGCCAGCCTCCACGgcctcatcaacattggTCGTTTGATATCCACTAAGAGCATTGTGAAGCTGAGCAATAAACTCCTCGCGGTATGACTCAGAAAGAGACATGAAAGTTCCTCCCATGATGATGTACTCAACTTTGTCGACAGAATGGCCAAGAGACTTGAGCTGGTCAACACGTCCTCGAGCCTGCTCAAAAGGATCGTATCGTGCACGAATCGCTCGCATCGAGGTAGGTTCATAGCCAGTATAAGACTGTGTGCTGTACTCGAAGTCGGAATCGGGACCTCCAGGGCAATAAACACAAATGTTGCCAGTATAAGCAATATGGGGACATCGATGGGGCTTGCACATGACAGCGACAACAGCAATACCAGAAGACGTTCGAATGGGCTTCGCAATGAGCTTTGGCAAAATGTATTTCTTGTAGTGTTCGGGAATGGAGGCGATGATGGCGGTCAAAGGTGGGATGTTCTGgagcttgtgcttcttggcgagtTTGTTTCGCAGAGAATTGAGGTTGATATCGCGTGTGGCTCGGCCAGCCTTGCTGGCTTCGTGGTCTTCGATGAGAGCATTCGCGACGTCGGCGCAGCATCGCAGGAAGCGCTCGCTCTCGGGAGCCATGtcgggcttcttcttgatcggCGCGGCCGTCACGGTCATGGTGGCGGtggccatgttgatggtTGTGGTCTTTCGAGAAGACTAGAATTATTGAGGATGTCGGTTTGTGTAGCGAGGGACTGTTGAAGTGGTTGTAGAAGGCTGACTTTGTGTGTCAGTCAAAATGACATGGATGGGAATGAGTTATCGATCTTTGCCCCTCCAAAAGAAGCTTCAGATGGAAAAATCGTGGTGGGGCTGAGAGTTTTCCCCACCCAATGCGGAGATGGGCAAttgtcaaagccaaggtCACGTGGacccttcatcttcaacatcgaccTAAAGTCAGGGTTTGACTCTGAGAAATGCAGTtcaaaaaggttaattatcACCAGACTTCGGGGCCCACACCGGGTGCCAATTGACGGATAGTTTGGGATTCCCTCAAACTTATAGAGTCAACGCATTAAAAGATCTCAATTGGCTCAAGCTTTAGGCAAGAGGCAGGCCGTGCCGCCGTACACAAAGACTCGATATTGATAAACATACTGATTTCCCATTCGATAAGTTTTGAATGGAAATTTCCGTAATAAAGATGCATGTGACCGTTAGCGAACCTCCTCATACTGGCGCAGCTCCTGTGAGTAGTTGCATATATAAGGGACCTTCCCAAGTcgcctttttctctcttcaacTTATTCTACGCCAGCATTCTCCTTCGTCCAAAAGCTTGATTTCGATTCTATTCCATACTGCAAAGTATAGAAATGTGTTCCTTATCGGATACCAGTCTTAATCTCGAAACAGATCCTGATTTCCCAGATGATTTCCAATCGCCACAAATCAACTCCGAATATCccatgtacggagtaggaGGGTACCATCCTGTTCATCTCGGCGATCTCTATGATGGCGGCCGTTATCGTATCGTCCATAAGATTGGTGCTGGTGATACCTCTATGATATGGCTGGCGCGCGATTCTTCGAGTTGGAGTTGGGTAGCTCTTAGGATCCTGATGGCCGACCAACCGTCAAGCATCGAAGAGAACATAACCAAGTGCCTCACCATTCTGACTCAACACGaccaagaagcaggagatcCTCGGTTCATTACCTGTACGCGATACTTCCACATTGATGGTCCCAATGGCCGTCATCTCTGCTTGGTTCTTCCCTTCTGTGGTCCAAGTTTGCATTCTTTGTCGAATTATATGAACAGCAGGATGAAGCCACACTTTGTTCAAGCACTCGCCTACCAAGCAACAGAGATTTTAAGGGATTTGCATGCCCATGGCATATGCCATGGGAACATTCGACCAGGAAACCTACTGCTGCGAATTCGGAATCTGGACCATCTCAACGACCAAGGAATTTATCGACTGCTTGGGCAGCCCAAAATTGACGAATTGAAGACCGAGTCTGGCAGGATCCCAGGTCCGGAAGCTCCTCGCTATATTGTCGGCTTTCTCGATTTCATGTCAAGTGGCGAGGATATTCTGCTGAACGAAGTAAGCCTTATTGGGTTTGATCACGCGTTCGAAATTTCGTCACCGAGGACAAGTGAGCCCCTGCCTGAATTTCTGGCGCCTGAGGTAGCTGTAGGGAAGCCAGCCAGCCCAGCAAGTGATGTTTGGGCACTGGGTGTCACGATTCTCAACATGCGTTCAGGCATCTCACTGTTCCCCTATCATGTCGATTGCGCAGCACATCTCATTACAGAGTGTTTGAAGTATTTTGGAGAACTACCAAATTCTTGGGAAGAGCCCTTTTACGACGAAGAGGGGCGGCCGACATCAGATGAAGCTGCGGGCCGTGCAAGGGAAGTATCTGATGAGATTCACTCGCTGAAGCAATGGATCTGCGATATCTGGGACGAACCAACCCAAGTGAATGAGAATGAGTCAACGCCAGCAGCGCCATTTAttgtccaagatgaagatagaTCGCTTCCCAAAAGCTGCGAGTGGCTAAACGACGATatttcttccatcatcaactatgATCCTCAAGACATAGATTGTCTGGCCGCCGTACATGACAATACTAAAAGACCATACCCGCGACACTACGCCAATCGGGTTTGGAAGCCATCTGCATTCAAAATTAACGGTACCTACCTCCCAGAAGACGGGGGAGTAGGGTGGTTCGCCTACCTGCCAGGAAATAGTGATGTGGAGGATAACCTAAAAGCATTGCCAAGAATATCAACTCGAGAAGCGGATATGCTATATGATCTTTTGAGAAAGATTTTCGTGTATGTAGGACGCATAAGTGCGGAGGATATCTTGGGTCACCCCTGGTTCGGGATGGTTTAGGGGGAAACACAACACTGGCagctatttattatttcgAACTATACTTAAGCGGCAAACCTATTTTTGTTACTTGAGCAGCTGAGTTGTGCTAGATATGAACTTGGAGAGCAAGTGATCCTCTGACTCTAAAGTGTTATCAAAATCACTGCCTAAGAATCTAAAGTGCGTCTAAGTTTATACTGAACTTGCCTAAGTCTCTTCATCGTTTAGGATTAAGCCACTATCCTGAGAACGGCAAGGTCTTTTTGATGATATCCCTCTTTAAGACCATGTCCCTACAATGGCAGTGGGGTCCCTAGAGCCAAGACCACTCGATGAAGCACGTGGGCCACGTTTATATCAGCCTCAGATCCTTCGAAGAATCTGAAACAAACCATCCGAGTTCAATTCCATTAAATACCTTTTGAGGAATTTATGATCAGTTAATCATGCTTTAGAGGATCGGGAATCCTTCACATACAACTCACAAGTCTGTTATTCTTGAATAAATTGAGGTTTAGACCCTGAAAAAGGACTAGGCTTGCTCGACTCGGTCACTAAAACGGGGAATATCCATTACTTATCTTCTATCCGTAATATGGGATAACTTTCCTGAAGGATTGGCATGTAAGCTGCTTATTCGCAGGGCTGAGAAGAGTTACGCCAGGGAACCTGTGATATAAGTTTGCAACTAATCCTGATTCTTGTTATGCATAAACACTAAATATCCGAGAGCTCAAGCTAAAGTGATCTTAATTTAGCACTGTCGCCATTAAATTCTCCAATATTGGACGGCGAAACCCTCcacggttgatgatgagttgaaATGGAGTGTAGGGTTCCTGATTTTACGGGCCCCAGTGCAAAACCAAGAGACGTTGCACTTTTCTTTCAAGCGAATTCAACCAAGATCGCACTATCTAGATTGGAGGATGCGCATGATGCTGTCAAAAGTGTAATGCAAGACGCAGGCTAATACACAAGTACTTGAAAGTAGGATCTTCAAGACTGCCTCACCCTAATCGTTCAAACAGGGATTCCCATGCAAATGATCTCCCAAGCTCTATCTCTAACCCAAACGGAATTCCTTATGAAGCAGGGACTAATAAACAAAGTCTGGGCCCCTGTGTTAAGTCAAAACATACCCCTACCACTACGTGCCTTCATCTGTGCTTCTAACTGGTGAACTCGCCAAGAGACGGGCACTAGATTAGCGAGAAGGATTATTCAGGACCAAGATGATTTTGAATATCAACACCGAGtgaggctgaggaagctCAGAAGGATTCAAGAGTAAATTCAACGGTTGCATGACGCCCATCTAGGGCTTACTTTTGAATTTGATCTGCTGATCCTTCGATATTATGGGTTGAGAAAATAGTGATGATAAGAGTATATAATAGCTCGAGAactccatgatgaagatgatgttgagtaAAGCGAGATCAGATAAGAAGCAACCTACTAAAAAGCCGACTCCAAAATGGCACGCTGGATacaacctcttcttcttaccaTTTCGGTCCTcctttctctctcctccactGGCACAGCCCATCCCGCAAACAATCATGCAATTTTCCCCAAGCACGCTTTGGTCCCCCCAGTTCTTCCTCCTAACGCTTTCAAGCGTCAAGATGCACCAGCCACTGAAATCACTCCTGTTCCAGAGGTGAAACAAGCTGAGGATGTCTCACAGCCCACCGCTACAGTCCCCTTCGAGGCACCCATCCCTGCTGAGGATACCAATGACTGGCGTTCAGTGAGCTGCGAGGCTGATGGGGTCAAGGACCATACTCTATATGGACCTGATCGCTGGAAGAATGTCGATGCTGGTGATGCTTGGAGTGCTGTTATTGAAGGATGGAAGATGAACATCACTGGTGGGCGTGAGCAGAAGCACTTTTCTAATAATGTGAGTTTCCAGGTGAAACATAAAGAGGTATTGTGGCTGATATCTGTAGGTTTCCAACTTCTTTCACGGCCCTCAAGACATGTTCTGCGAGACATTCAGTGACGAAGGCAGTGGATGTGAAGATCTCAACCTCCAGTGCCACTCTACTAGTGTTCCTGCTGGCTACTTTATTCTCCACTCCTTTGAGAACATCTTTGCTGTGAGTCCCTTTCAAGACCTCGGCAGCTCAATCTACTAACAATGGCAAGATGCACTCCAACATTTGGAACGCTGTTGGCGATGCCGTTCGTGATAACGACATTGGCACCATTGCCTCAGAGTTTGGCAAGGTCCCTCCCAAGGAGGGAGGTCTTGCTACTGCTATTCTCATCGATATTGCTTTGATGGCTTGGGGTATTGTTATGGGCCCTGCTTGGAACAAGCGTatgttgttcttctcataTTGATGGACACGGACTGACGATGAACAGTGATCGGCCCCAAGTTCAGTGATGGCACTAATGCTGGAACGCTGAAGGATACTACcaatgatcttgtcaagaacTCTTTGACACTCACCAAGGACATCCTCAACGGCAGAGCGTACGTTTCACCATCCCATCTAGTTACTCAACTAATAATTGAGACAGCCAAGACCAGCTTGGAGTCCAGAACGGCCTCACTGCTCAAATGCAAGGCCTCACTGAAGGCTGGAAGGACGGCGTCCTCGCAACCCAAAAATGGCTCTTTGGCGGTTCCGAAGACGGCTACAATCAACTCGGTGCCATGATTTCTGATGCCTCCATGTTCGGCGACAACTGGCTCCTCGACCGTGGCGACCACGCCAAGCAAGTCAAGCGCGCCGTTAACGCCTTTTTGATCCCTATGGCATGGCAGTACTCTCCCGATGTCATCATTCCCTTCATCGCAGAGTCTGATGTTGCTTGCGACAAAGATCCTGGCTGGAATAAGGAAGCTACTTTCACGACTATGTACCAGCACtggattgatgatggtgctTTGAAGGACGGCCGTTTCTGCTTCAATGGGAAGTCCTATTGGCTCCTTGGTGGTCGCGATCGTAACACCAATTGTGACAGCAAGTCTGGCGACTCTGACTGTGGTGGctttgctcttcctcctggaTGGCAGTCTttgaaggacaagaagttcACTGACATCTCACTCGATAACGTCATTATTGGGTAAGCTTCCTTCATATACTCCCGAAAAACAATACCTTACTGAATTTATAGGTCTCTCAATTCAAAGGCTGCTAATGGTGGTAAAAACGGCTTCAAGGttgatcttggagatgagcCTAGCCGAGAGGTCCTTGATAGCCTCGCTGGTAGTGGTATCGAGGCTCCTGGTGTCTTCAACATCCCTATTTGCACTATGGATGAAATCATTGAGAACTACTACCTATGGTACGGCAATAGTCGGGATGACATGACCAACTTCCCCTGCAACGTTTGAATTCGGTTATTGATACTgtgttttttcttcttgctctgTAATCTCTTCTGCACTGACATCTTGAGGCTTCTCTTCTGCAAAGCTCGCTGTATCTCGGTTACTTAGTTCGAAATTTCTTTTGCTCTATATATCAATTCGTACATCCAAACAAAGAGCCCCAACAGCTAGTGCTTTACTCTGAATTAGACCTCATCTGTGCTACTGAACCTGGGACAAGCTTGATAATTGAGACCAGAAAAGCGTAGTCTGCATAGGTCAGGCCATATCGCGAAGAATAAAAGCGCCGTATGTGTTCATCAATGTTGCTGACCCTCCTGCATCGGTCAGATTGGCTATCTGATGCATCACATGACCTCAGGACCCAAGCAAGTGAGATAAAACAAAAGACCCTCAAACTCGTTTCAGAACTAGTCTCTTCGTAGTCAGATCATATCACCAAGCCATTCAACGATTGTTATGTTGAGCAAATCTTGCTTTTGATTATACGCAATTACTACACGACGACCCTCACTGCGGGGTTAGCTTACAATGGCctcactcaacctcaagcgAGCACCATACCCAACCGGGGATACTGAAGATGATATTCGAAAAGACCCGAAACTTTGCCGAACATGCTGGAATCTATACGGAGGTTCGACTGCCACTGCTGTTCCTCTGGCTGGTATAGCTATGCACGAAAATTCTGGTTCCATCAACGCAGGCAGAGCGGCTACGGCTGGTAATCTAGATGAAGCTCCTACTTGGGCAGGGCAAGGTCGCATCGACTATGCTTCGTGGCAGATCAGCGTCTATCTGCCTGATATTCCTGGGACAGTAGCTGGAGGTTGCCCTTCTTGTTTCCTTCTCCAAGAGActttgaagaagttgaccAAAGGATCAGTGGATCCCAGTGATCCTGAGCTATGGCTGGACATTGTCTTCTGTAAGGGGAACGTCTTAAGGATGAAGCTTATCCGTGGGAGCCCTCCTGACGACTTTGACATGTTTTCATCCGGCGGCGGAAGCACGGATGGAGAcgttcttgagagcttcgagatatACACCCTCCCTGGTAAGACACGCAATTCACTGTCTAGAGCGATAGCTCACACATATAGGTTCGCCCTGCCCATGGCCAACTATTGGCTCATCGATGAACGTTGAACGCCCTGACTGGAGTCTTCCTGCTGAAATTGGTGGACATGCAAGCCATATCGAGCCAGATCCAACTTCCAAGTCATCTTTCGACAGGGTCAAAAGCTGGATCAAAACCTGCAAACATACTCACACAATCTGCACAGAAGGCGAGGCTTCATCAAACCCGCAGCTGCCAAAGCGAGTCATAGATATAGGGCCTGATACCAACGACGGAATCCATATCTTTGTTCACGATGACGCCACGCAGCAGATTACAGAACCATATATTGCGTTATCTCATTGCTGGGGAAAGACTCAGCACTTGATCTCGACAAAGGCAACTCTTGACCAGTGGAAGCAAAACATTCCGTTCGACCGCTTCGCCAAAACATTCCAAGATGCTGTTATCATCTCGAGAGAGTTGGGCATTCGATATGTCTGGATAGACTCTCTTTGCATCGTTCAAGATGACAAGCAAGACTGGGAAATCGAAGCAGCGAAGATGGCGTCCATCTATAACGGTGCAGAGCTTGTACTAGCGGCCACTGGATCCGCTGATGGGGCTGGTGGCTGTCTATTTCAAAGAGAGCCTTTCGTCACAGTTTCCGGAACATGTCCCGACGGAATGCCATTTGAGATCTATGGACGAAAGGTGGTGAAGCATGCAGTCTTTGGTTGGAACACAGACCCCAACGGCTCCAAAGGATCATCAAATCCTATTGTTGGAACCACGGTCTCTGAGGTCTATGATTATCCTTTGATGACAAGGGCTTGGTGTTTCCAGGAAAGGCTCTTGGCAACTCGAATTCTCCACTACACCAAGAGTGAGATGATCTTCGACTGTCTATCTTCAATGGAGTGCGAGTGCGGTGCTCTGGAGAAACATGAGAATGACCCACTGGTACCTGCTCGTCGAATCATGAAGACAGGACACAAATTCATCACCGGAACAAAGAGCTACCGAGGCTCATCTACCAATCCCGCAGCTCCTCTACAAGGAGAGGTCAAAGAGTTCATAGAGCATCATGAACTTTGGCGAGACTTGATTGTTCAGTATTCCCAAAAGAATATTACCAAGCGAACCGATGGTCTTCCAGCCGTTGCAGGATTGGCTACTGAGTGGTCTAATAAACTTACAGGAAGATACCTCGCAGGTCTTTGGGAGAGGGATCTGCTCAACAATTTACGCTGGATGCCAGATGAAAAAGACTCGGGTGAGGAACCAGAGTACATTGCACCGAGCTGGAGCTGGCTCAGCGTTCATCGTGGTGTGACATGGGGAGTTGAGAGCTTTGAGTTTGACAAGTTCTTTGTGACCGTAGATTTTGATCGTACAGCATGCCCTCTTAGCGGGCACAACCAGTTTGGAGCCGTGGACTCTGGGTACATCTTTCTCACCGGCCGTGTCATGCCTATAACCTTTTCCATCGATGGAAATATGGTTTGGTTAGAAAAACCAGGGTATGATACAAGAAAACCATTTGACAGGCCGGATAGCCTTTGGAGACTGCGAAACCTGAAGAATAATGAGCTATTCTGCCTCAGATTTTCGACAAGAATGAGCACGAGAAATGCTTGGGATGACGATGcggcgatggtgttggtCAAAGCAGATGATACGATTTTAAAGAAGCAGCCCGAAGAGGTTCAGAAGTTTGAAAATGTTTATCAGAGGGTCGGATTTATCACGAATTATATGACCCAGGGCTGGAATCATGAGAGGGACTCGAAGGAGATGGGGATGTTCATCATTTAGCTGCTCAAGGTTTCGTTAACATGGGCAGAGTTGAATAGATCTGGATACACTGAACAATTGGTCAGATAAGAAAGTGGAGGCTAGCTGATGAAGACAACAACGGAATGGAGAAGTTTTCAGTTCATGATCTGATCTATCAAGGTACCAGTAGAACCAGAGCATCCACCCTTTGCGTGGCATCAGCCATGGCGGTGAAGATGAAAGTCATCAACCCATCGGCCGACTTGGGATGCAATACCTCGAATAGTCCGTCGATCTCAACAACGTGACGAATTCCATGGTCAAGAAATGAATAATTGGTAGATAAATTAAGTTCACCGATGCTCTAAGCGACATATCCCACCCGGAGCGGAATCTATCCCGCCGGGAACTTGGTATTCGATGCCCCGCTAGGTTCAATCGGTATGATGTTTGCGAAACATGGTACATCACTTAAGCGTGGGATAACCAAGCATATGTGTTACAGTTCCATAGATAGCACGTGTCAAGGAGATCGGAGACATGCGCCAATTGCATGTTTTATCTGGTGATAGAAAAGTTACACGGTCAAAATTCTTTAGTCTTCAGAAACACGAGATGTCGCTTCTAGACATGACCTGATGTTATTGACTAGTGGCGGAGCCCTACCGCCGCGCTGGGTCCGGATCTGATGTGATCGGCCAAGCTCGGAATTACAGGACTTCTTTTGGAATTCATCGCCCGGTGTAACATCTCATGTTGCATATGGTATGACCGAAGAATATATGGAGATACTGATTACGTATAAAAGAAAGACCTTCAGCTCCAGGGCAGAGGGCTGCATGTTCTGTACTACATTTAGCTATAAGTCATTCAATCTATTACAATGCCAAAGTACGTTCTCACAGGCGCAGACGGCAATCTCGGCCGCATCGCAGCAAGCTTCGCCACAGAAATCGCCAAGCCCGGCGATGAACTCGTCTTCACCACATACAAAGACGAAGCTATCCCCGCTGACCTCCGCAAATCATGGACCGACAAAGGCGCAAAAGTCGTAACTGCCACCTACGATGACATCGAGAGTCTCAAGGCGGCTTTTCAAGGCGCTGAAGCTgtgtctctcatctcaacttGGCTCTTCGGTGAAGGTCGACGTCGTCAGGCCCAAACTGTCGTTGACGCTGCCAAAGCATGTGGTGTCAAGAGAGTTTGCTACACTTCGTTCTGTGGGGCTGGTATAGAggctgagaatgaggaggatATTCCTTTCCTTCCCAGAGATCACCACTTTATCGAGAAGATCATCTATGCTTCTGGTTTAGAGTACAATATCCAGCGGAATTACCTGTACGCGGATAACATCCCAACTCTCTTTGCACCCTCGTGGAAGTTCTGCGGTGATCGCTGGCTCGTCAACACACACGGCAAAGCAGGCGCATACGTTGCCCGCGAAGACTGCGGCAACGTCCTCGCCGCTCTGCTCCTAGGCCGCGGCGAACCTAACAAAGTGTACGAGATCACAGGTCCCAAAGCCGTCACCAACGAGGAGGTTTTCAAGTGGATGTGCGAGCAAACAGGGTACAAGGGAGAAATTGTCGATCTTCCTgatgaggagttgaagagtTGGTGGCTGGATCATGGGTTGCCCACGGACTTCTTTGGTGACTTCTCAAAGTTGCCCATGAAGTTGTGTATTGGCGATCTTTTGTGCTGTGGAGAGATGGTTGCGACTGGGTTCATGGCTGAGATGAATGACAAtgttgagaagttgacgGGTAGGAAGCCGATTCCGTATCAGGAGGCTTTGTTGCAGTACAAGGACCTCTTTCCAAAGCCCTAGATAATATTTTAGAAAGCTTTTTATTAGATATAGAGTAATGTAATTTGTCAGTTTATCTGGTCTTTTGCTTGGAGTGAAATATACTTAATTCTAACTGATCGAAGCAACTTGGACATAAAATTGTATCACCATGATCCATCTAATTAGGGTTTGATGCCCCCTCTTGCCGTCAGCCTTGTTTAAGGCCATGGGGCTTTTACCTTTACAACGAAGACTTGAACAGTGATTGGGGTATGATATATAGTTGGCACAAGCTAGAACCTTGATTTGCATTGACTTTGGACtgcattttatagaaaaaaacTGAGAGTGAGCCTCGAAACATGCAGCTGGCAGCTGGCAGCAGGCCACTGTTTGATATTACCCAGACTTCAGAAACCAACTCCTGGTATCGTGACGAGCAAGTCGAGCTCGGCAAACATTTCACAAAATACGAGGCCCCTGATCATAAGCAGCAACATCCGGTATGGTGTAGTGGCTAACATTTCGCGCTCTCATAATCTGAGGGATTAGTACCGcggagcccagggttcgattccctgtacCGGAGAAATCATTATTCTTTTGCATTCTTATTCTTTTGCAATTTTGTTCAACCGCGCTCCACGTTTAGCTGAGCTTTTAGTGTGTGGCGTGAGTGATCAGCCCTGCCAGCGCAAAAGCAAATTCGCGATGGCGCCTAACGCCACTTCAATAGTATTCACTAGTGACATGCACGATTTGATTAGATGTAGAGCCAATACACAGTCTAACAACAGTCAGGGGAAAGAGGTAAATAACCCGACTTTCCTACCATTTTTCCTTAGTTGATTCTTCCATATTCTCACTCATTCACTCTTTTCTGTCGTTTTGACTGTCATTCGTTTTAACTAGTCATGATGCTGTCTTCCAACGTTCTACGTGCTCTGGCActctttgctgctgctgtaaaTGCCGGCCCCTGCCGTCCGTCGACAACTCTAGCCGGAACCACTACTGAGGTCACCTCAACCGCAACTGTTGTTGACAGTACTACCGATCTCACATCCACTACCATCGAGAGCGCCACAGAGACCGAGACAACCAATATTCCCACCACTACCACGGCCATCGTTGA encodes:
- a CDS encoding probable histone acetyltransferase, with product MATATMTVTAAPIKKKPDMAPESERFLRCCADVANALIEDHEASKAGRATRDINLNSLRNKLAKKHKLQNIPPLTAIIASIPEHYKKYILPKLIAKPIRTSSGIAVVAVMCKPHRCPHIAYTGNICVYCPGGPDSDFEYSTQSYTGYEPTSMRAIRARYDPFEQARGRVDQLKSLGHSVDKVEYIIMGGTFMSLSESYREEFIAQLHNALSGYQTTNVDEAVEAGEMSNIKCVGITIETRPDYCLQPHLSDMLRYGCTRLEVGVQSLYEDVARDSNRGHTVAAVAETFCLAKDAGYKVVSHMMPDLPNVGMERDIDQFREYFENPAFRTDGLKIYPTLVIRGTGLYELWRTGRYQNYTPNGLIDLIARIMALIPPWTRIYRVQRDIPMPLVTSGVENGNLRELALARMKDFGTTCRDVRTREVGVNEIKNKIRPNQIELVRRDYVANGGWETFLAYEDPKQDILVALLRLRKCTEKYTYREELTGQPTSMVRELHVYGTAVPVHARDPRKFQHQGFGTLLMEEAERIAIEEHGSDKISVISGVGVRSYYKKLGFWLDGPYMSKWLDGREQPE
- a CDS encoding related to dis1-suppressing protein kinase dsk1; translated protein: MCSLSDTSLNLETDPDFPDDFQSPQINSEYPMYGVGGYHPVHLGDLYDGGRYRIVHKIGAGDTSMIWLARDSSSWSWVALRILMADQPSSIEENITKCLTILTQHDQEAGDPRFITCTRYFHIDGPNGRHLCLVLPFCGPSLHSLSNYMNSRMKPHFVQALAYQATEILRDLHAHGICHGNIRPGNLLLRIRNLDHLNDQGIYRLLGQPKIDELKTESGRIPGPEAPRYIVGFLDFMSSGEDILLNEVSLIGFDHAFEISSPRTSEPLPEFLAPEVAVGKPASPASDVWALGVTILNMRSGISLFPYHVDCAAHLITECLKYFGELPNSWEEPFYDEEGRPTSDEAAGRAREVSDEIHSLKQWICDIWDEPTQVNENESTPAAPFIVQDEDRSLPKSCEWLNDDISSIINYDPQDIDCLAAVHDNTKRPYPRHYANRVWKPSAFKINGTYLPEDGGVGWFAYLPGNSDVEDNLKALPRISTREADMLYDLLRKIFVYVGRISAEDILGHPWFGMV
- a CDS encoding related to protein TOL, with the translated sequence MASLNLKRAPYPTGDTEDDIRKDPKLCRTCWNLYGGSTATAVPLAGIAMHENSGSINAGRAATAGNLDEAPTWAGQGRIDYASWQISVYLPDIPGTVAGGCPSCFLLQETLKKLTKGSVDPSDPELWLDIVFCKGNVLRMKLIRGSPPDDFDMFSSGGGSTDGDVLESFEIYTLPGSPCPWPTIGSSMNVERPDWSLPAEIGGHASHIEPDPTSKSSFDRVKSWIKTCKHTHTICTEGEASSNPQLPKRVIDIGPDTNDGIHIFVHDDATQQITEPYIALSHCWGKTQHLISTKATLDQWKQNIPFDRFAKTFQDAVIISRELGIRYVWIDSLCIVQDDKQDWEIEAAKMASIYNGAELVLAATGSADGAGGCLFQREPFVTVSGTCPDGMPFEIYGRKVVKHAVFGWNTDPNGSKGSSNPIVGTTVSEVYDYPLMTRAWCFQERLLATRILHYTKSEMIFDCLSSMECECGALEKHENDPLVPARRIMKTGHKFITGTKSYRGSSTNPAAPLQGEVKEFIEHHELWRDLIVQYSQKNITKRTDGLPAVAGLATEWSNKLTGRYLAGLWERDLLNNLRWMPDEKDSGEEPEYIAPSWSWLSVHRGVTWGVESFEFDKFFVTVDFDRTACPLSGHNQFGAVDSGYIFLTGRVMPITFSIDGNMVWLEKPGYDTRKPFDRPDSLWRLRNLKNNELFCLRFSTRMSTRNAWDDDAAMVLVKADDTILKKQPEEVQKFENVYQRVGFITNYMTQGWNHERDSKEMGMFII